The region TAAAAAATTATATAATAGTTCTATGCCTATTTTAAAAGTAGGAAAAATAGATTTTGCAAAAATCAATACAATAACTTGCATTAGTTCAGGTTCATTAGGTGTAGAAAATTTAACATCAATACTACTTGATATAAGTATAATATTAAATATAGAAGCAAAATTAATGTATTTTGATAATTCTAACGCAATTAGTGATGACTTAATAGAGCATATAGATACACAAAGTAAATTTTTTGGTAAAAATTTAGAACTTGTTGAATTTAAAAGTACTAATCCATTATTTACTATCAAAAATGACTTAACTATTATGCATTGTTTAGGATTTGAAAAACACCTATTAGATAAAAATACTTTTAAATATTTTTCTAATGATTTTTCAAAATTATATGAAATATTAGATGATAATTTTCAATTATTTATACCTATTGAATAAATTTACTTCCTAATAATTGTTAAAAATACAGCACTCATTATCAAAATAAAGCCTATGATTTGAATAAAATCAAGGCTCGTACCTAACCACAAATAAGCAATTATAGCAGCCCCTACTGGTTCAACTGACGCAATTAAACTAGCCTTAGTTGCACCTATTATATTAAGACCAATCATATATGTTCCAAATGCAAAAACCGTTCCTATAATAATGACTGAAAACATTGCTAAAAATAAGTTTAAATCTATATAAAAACTTTTATTCCAAATTTGTTCTTTTAAACACAAAACAATACCCATTATAAGCATCGCATAACCTAAAATAGGCAATGGTGAATAAATTTTATTTAATTTTCTTGGAATTAAAGAATAACAAACAACACCTATTACAGAAAGAGAACAAACAAACAATGCTTTAGGAGTAATAGCAAATTTAGTAAAATCACCATTCGTAGCTAAAAGTAATATGCCAAAAACTACAAAAAACAAAGATAAAATTTCATATAAATTTGGTTTTTTTCTTTCTTCAATACATACTATTAAAATAATAAATGCAGGTGCGGTATATTGAATAACGGTAGCGATTGCTGCATTGCTTAAAGAAATTCCATAAAAATAAAAATATTGACAAAAAAATATACCGAAAAATCCAAACGCTAATAATCTTAATAAATGAAATTTATTTTTAAAAACACCAAATGCTAAATCAATTTTAGATATCTTACAATAAAATAAAGTTGCTAAACCAGCTAGCAATAATCTTAATGGTATTAATATATCAACACTTAAACCACGATTATTCAATATATATTCACCACAAGCACCAGAAAAACCCCACGCTAAACCACCTAAAAAAACAAGTAATGAACCTTGTTTATCATTTAAACACTTACTCATAAAAATCCTAAAAATAATCTAAAAAAATTATAATACTTTTAATTACTTTTAAGAATAAAATATAAATTTACGAAAAATAAAATCAAAAATAATTATAAAAAGTAACACTTATAATAAAAAATCACAATATTTTTAATTCATTTTCTAAGACAGATTTTGGAGTAAGCGATATAAATTTTTTAACCATTTTTCCATCTTTATCATAAATAAACATAGCAGGCACACCCCAAACACCACCTACTACATTGCTTAAATACTCAACATCTAAACTCTCATAAATAGTAGCAAATGTAACACCTTTTAAGCTTTCTTTTGCCATATCATAATCTCTCATACCACCTAATACAGCAATAATTTTATAATCCTTACTAAGCTCATTTAAGATAGGAATTTGTTTAGCACATACACCGCAATCTTTTGTGTAAAAAAACAACATAAAAGGCTCATTTAATCCTTTTAATGCCTTTTTTTTAGCATCATATTTTAAATTTAAAAATTCATTAGAATTAAGTGTTAGCATACTCTCATCTTTACATGCTAAAACAAAAAGAATTAAAAATGCTAATATAAATTTCATAAATTCCTTTCAATTTTTTCTTTAATATAATTAAAGCCCCTATCACCTAAAATTTTTTCAACTAAAATCCCATCTTTTATTATAAATAAAGTAGGAACTGCAAAAATTTCATACCTACTCCATGAAATATCTTGTTGGTCTTTTAAAAATATCATGCTCTCATAATTATGTTCATCTTCATGTTTTTTAATTACTTTTAAATCATCAATAGAATTAATTGCATATATTTTAATATTATTCTTAACAGCATAATCATTTAAATTTGCCATCACTTTAAGACAAGCAGCGCAACCATTCTCCCAAAATTCAACTATTTCAATACCATTTCTTAAGAGTTTTACATTTTCATTATTCGTAGTTTTTGCAAAAATATCAGGTGCTTTAGAATTAATACTTAAATTTGATTCATCGCAAGCCATAAAAACTAAAGCAAATAAAAATAAAATTATTTTATTCATTCACTATAAGTCCATCTTTAATAGTAATTATCTCATCTCCATTTTTAGCCAAGTCAGGATTGTGAGTAATTAATATAATTGTCTTGCCTTCGCTTCTTAATTTTTTAAATATATCTAAAACTATTTCTCCATTTTCTTCATCAAGATTGCCAGTAGGCTCATCAGCTAATAAAATATTTGGATTATTAATAAGACTTCTAGCTATGCAAAGGCGTTGTTGCTGACCACCACTTAATTCGCTAGGTAAATGCTCTAATCTATCTAATAATCCTACTTTATCTAAGATTTTCTTAGCATCATTTTCTTCAATACTTGAATGATAATATTGAGCTAGCATAACATTTTCTAATACGCTTAAATAAGGTATTAAATGAAATTGTTGAAAAATAAGCCCTATTTTTTCTCTTCTTATTCTTTGTTTATCAGCTTCACTTAAATGAGTTACATTAATACCATCTAAAAAGTATTCGCCTTCACTTGCATTATCAAGCAATGATAAAATATTTAAAAGCGTAGTTTTTCCACTACCACTCTTACCTACAATACTAAGCCAACGACCTTGATTTAATTCAAAATTAAGACCTTTTAAAACATGGGCTTTATCAAATCTTTTATGTAAATTACTAATCTTAATAATACTCATTTATTCTCCTCTTAAATTATCTACAATATCTATACTAAG is a window of Campylobacter sp. MG1 DNA encoding:
- a CDS encoding TlpA family protein disulfide reductase, producing MKFILAFLILFVLACKDESMLTLNSNEFLNLKYDAKKKALKGLNEPFMLFFYTKDCGVCAKQIPILNELSKDYKIIAVLGGMRDYDMAKESLKGVTFATIYESLDVEYLSNVVGGVWGVPAMFIYDKDGKMVKKFISLTPKSVLENELKIL
- a CDS encoding DMT family transporter, whose protein sequence is MSKCLNDKQGSLLVFLGGLAWGFSGACGEYILNNRGLSVDILIPLRLLLAGLATLFYCKISKIDLAFGVFKNKFHLLRLLAFGFFGIFFCQYFYFYGISLSNAAIATVIQYTAPAFIILIVCIEERKKPNLYEILSLFFVVFGILLLATNGDFTKFAITPKALFVCSLSVIGVVCYSLIPRKLNKIYSPLPILGYAMLIMGIVLCLKEQIWNKSFYIDLNLFLAMFSVIIIGTVFAFGTYMIGLNIIGATKASLIASVEPVGAAIIAYLWLGTSLDFIQIIGFILIMSAVFLTIIRK
- a CDS encoding TlpA family protein disulfide reductase, which produces MNKIILFLFALVFMACDESNLSINSKAPDIFAKTTNNENVKLLRNGIEIVEFWENGCAACLKVMANLNDYAVKNNIKIYAINSIDDLKVIKKHEDEHNYESMIFLKDQQDISWSRYEIFAVPTLFIIKDGILVEKILGDRGFNYIKEKIERNL
- a CDS encoding ABC transporter ATP-binding protein, coding for MSIIKISNLHKRFDKAHVLKGLNFELNQGRWLSIVGKSGSGKTTLLNILSLLDNASEGEYFLDGINVTHLSEADKQRIRREKIGLIFQQFHLIPYLSVLENVMLAQYYHSSIEENDAKKILDKVGLLDRLEHLPSELSGGQQQRLCIARSLINNPNILLADEPTGNLDEENGEIVLDIFKKLRSEGKTIILITHNPDLAKNGDEIITIKDGLIVNE